Sequence from the Rutidosis leptorrhynchoides isolate AG116_Rl617_1_P2 chromosome 3, CSIRO_AGI_Rlap_v1, whole genome shotgun sequence genome:
TTTACACCTTCACACTCGCACATATCATCATTATGTATAAAGGCAACGAACTTATACACCACACTGAATATTCATATACTCCGTAatttttatgaatatatacatataaccgCACCTAGACTTTATTGTTACGAAGATAAGGTCACTTAGAGATACCCTAAGACTGGCCCTTTCGTACTTACAACGGCTATTTGCTTTCCAAAATGTTGTTTTCAACGATAAGAAATTAACGAAACTATTTTAAAATATGCTGGACCCCGCAATTATTTTTTAATTAAGCTCACGTACTACACGTTTATATATTACCCCCGGCCTCATCTAAATTAAGATATCAAATATAAAAATGCACCGAGTTTATGAAAAGAGTAAAATCCTTACATGTGTTATAAAGTTtctctttatataattaataaaattaaaaatattgttttGGCTAAAAGTGAATATTAATACTCCGTATTACTTATATTTTTAGGACATAGAGAATGGATATATGAACACATAAATTAACTACTAGAATATTGTGAAACgggattaaaaattaaaaataatcatATATTGAATTGGAAACTTATATAACAATAATGaataatataactaatagtaattaataatattaataaaataataatagtactctTCTAATTTTTACACTAGTAATTCAAGTACATACTTCAAATCTCAAGAACAATTAATTCCAATCCAAACAAGAATTAAAGTAGATCGATTGTCATGATCACCAGTTCTTAACTGAACTGTTGTTGATGTTCTAACCATGGCCAAAACCCAGATTGATCTTCAATATTACCAAACATATTGCACAAACTTTCTTCTTTAACGTTAACCGATTGATCGATTTTATGGTCATGTAAATGATTTTGATGATCATTATCCGTTGCTCTTGATGATAAATTATGGAAGATCTGATGATGAGATCTATCAATAATGGATGATTGAAAGAGATTAGGGATTGGTTGTTGCTGATGTTGATACGGGCTATCGATTGCTGGTGTTCTTGAGATGTCTAGTTTGATCTCAGAACTATTCTCACTTCTGTTGCTGCAAGAACCTTCTGTTTCCTTAATATTGAGGTTGATTGATTCTGTTGGTTCCTTGTTCTTAAGTGCCATTATCTGGGATAAGTACTATCAAGTTAATCAACAAGAATTAAGAATATGTAATGTCATACGTATTATATATAgtaactataactataacaataccCAATCCCCTAAATTTAAAGTATGAATATAATATCTTTTTTCTAAAGGACAAACTCATTCACACAACTATCACAAATTACTTCTCGAATATTTATACAAACTGTCCAAAATAAGACTCGAACCTTCAACTTCTTAGCTAGAAGGGTCATCTCGCGATACTGTCGAGCCAGAGGCCcgtttatatattatatcctagTGGTTCCTTCTTTTTTGGAAAAGCTaatctatctatagttaatattaaaatgttataatgatgatttcattattaagtcaattcctttgttaagaaaaaaatcaaaaagaaaaagaaaaaaatctaaacatGGTGGGTGATATCatcaatctaaataattttgaattaaaattaaattttattaattattattattaaatattattaataattattttaattattaaaattaaataattttgaattattttaattaattattttgaattgagtacgagaaggtataaaagataGGCGGaaagaaaccaattctaaatttatattttaatttacacttttaaaataaaatgacaaccaatattatctcttatgattagatgtagattgtttaatatgcattttaggtgtttgatgaaatgttcagctagcgagtttcttagtcggacgttgtggtttcacgggtcattaaactaaataactttatcatttacgttcacttaagacctaaaacatgtcattaaactgtttcgtttaaacaaactcgtgattccaCGGGTCTTTTCACTAGTTTATTAGAAACACCAAAGAGGCCCAAATTGGGCTAGTGGTTCCTCCTAAACTACTTAGATCTATATATAGAGAAAAAATCATAATTATTGTTAAAGTAATATGTGGGAATAACATATTTTTATCGTTCTGGTTATTCGGAGATAAGAAGTATTTTTTTACTAAGATAGCAAGACCTATTTTGAAGTTATCACAAAGTCTTACCTTTAGATCATCTAATTCCACTCAAATCTTCATATACAACTAAAATTCAATAAATGGATCTTACAAGTGAATAACATAATATGCAACAATATAAGTAATTACCTCAACATGAAGTTTATGGTTTTGAGACACAAGTGAGTCATTTTGAGCCTTGATTGTATCATATTGTTTCTTGAGCACATCATAATCTTTTTCTAATTGTTTAGTCTTCCATCTTGCCCTTCTATTTTGAAACCATATAGCAATTTGTCTTGGTTGCAACCCAAGTGCCCTTGCTAGCTGCATTTTCCTCTCAGGATCAAGTTTATTTCCCAACTCAAAGTTTCTTTCAAGTGTTTTCACTTGTTCCATGTTTAATCTTCTCTTTTTCTCATTTCCAAGTAACCCATCATCCGATAAATCGTCATCACCATTATTTGTTTCTTGATCACATATTTCATTGGCATATGGAATTGATTTTTTTCCCAAGAATGAAGCTACTCCTGTATATGATCAAACTATATTTTATTAAAGATATAAACTTTTTGGAGAACCCATTTGGATGATGCCATTGTTGACAACATTAATTGTGCCCTTAATATATTGAGTGAAAGATTTAAACTTGATCATAAACTCAAATGAAGTTGCACATATAACTTATGAATGCACCAGGTTTAGTTTGCATAGATGCATTATGACATAAGAATTTTTAACTATGACAATAAAAAAGATATGATTTTTTGAGATGATAAATCAATTAATGATCATATATGTAAAGATTGAAGCTTTCAGAAAGCTATTGTGGATGGTTGAGTTGTACAGTACAACTCTTTAAAGCAACATAATCATGATTCTTGAAGAAGTAtcttttgctagtaccaaatataGCACTAGGTAGTGCTAGCTACGGATCAGTAACTGAggagtaaagattcaaactttttcaGCAAGCAATTTAACTAGTGTCATTTTAGAATATTCACAGCCATGTGCAGAGACAAGTTGTACGGTACACAACACTATGCATGAGGTTCAAGAATCTTGAGACCACTTTTAAAATATATTACCACAGTAGCTATAACACTCTCAGAGTACAAAAAAATGCAAAATAATAAAAGAATTCATATATATGGAGATCTAAAGAGACAGTAAATATATCAGTTAATTACCATGAAAGTCCTGAGTAGTGGTGCAAGGTTGGAGAATTGGAGAAAGAGTGTGAGGGGTAATATGGTCATCTTCATGACCAGAGTCTGATTGTAACATGAAATTGGTAGGGAAGAAAGCCATTCCATTGCAACTCATGATCTACCAAGCTTGCTAGCTTTAGCTTGAGTTAATGATCAATCTACTAACAATTATATTATCCTAGCTTTCAGCAGATAGATCTTGAAAGAGATTgtgtaagagagagagagagagagagagagagagagagagagatatgcaAATATAGTCTTGTAAATGGTATTAATTTAAAGAAAATTATGATACTAGCTTGAGTAAGGAAGGAGTGGCATTTTTTGTTGTGATGCATAGGTTGTATATCTTATCACCTATTTGAGATTTTTGTAAACTGTAACGACTCAATCCGTTATCCAACCAAATACgcagcaaaagatttttttttttatttacagtggggtgcgcggcgcgcaaccccctatgtgcgcggcgcgcacataggcctggacagttctgatcaaaatgttcaTTTTACGCAAAAAGATCTACCACTTCCCGACACTATTTGGCAAAACGGCTTTCACGACATATtacaataagtaaaactaacacgttccaataataaaccgagttttacgacatcgggccgacatatgcccaaattaccattaagtacaaaaatacaagttcaaCTCAatctacatttagacgagttaggactctataacccaacccgataccaagagcataatcccggggactaccaaatctccaatccgcgtccaaatatccaatagctaccccgtcgagccccagcgctcctacacatctagtctaacgactaactaGCTTCATAACACGAtacatgtaaaaaggtaaacaacgagagggtaagctaacgcttagtgaatgcaataattatacatatacatatataatatacctacttgcaaacacttacacaaatacctcatacacgctagcaatttatatagcataccatcgcaaagtataacgctacaatcttcaagaccacaagctagcacaacaatagcatatataactcgaataatatattatgctacactacaactcgtaaccatggttaaccaataacacaagggaatggtacttcgaatttcccaccggtgttcataacaacctttagtgtacaacgaaatatatcactaacccctaggctattcggacaacgaaatatccgttcaaaagcaatcattagtgtacaacgaaatatatcactaactcttggtcggtttggacaacgaaatgtccatcgttagtatacaacgaaatatatcactaactcttgggcgatttggacaacgagatccatcgttagtgtacaacgaaatatatcactaactcttggtggtatagacaatgCATACTCGGCacctcccccgccctacaaatagatacattatatacacacatgtataatcattccactcacctcgagatgcccgcacaaatcatatatgtaaaccacctccaaacgcaaccgagcaagcttttacctataatacgcatatagatatacacacaatcaacatacattctctacaagaggattcgactccaacacccttaaccgagggtttatacctacttccacaatccgcccatttagacaccgaaagtggacttcaccaattaccactacgggtggtaattccgacccattccacaagtacaatttaacctaaattatacttgacgccatttaaaccaacctaggtcttaacactaaattactacttaggtagtaatcatatcAAATGCCGttaaacacttaacaaaagtgcttatcatccaattaatccaaacttagtgtcattaccaaatttgacccaattcatttcacccattttgacataagtcccgaaaacgcccaaaatcactaacgactggtgattatattttcaaaacaccaattaacacctaaatcaaacatttatatacttgattcatcaaatcttgacctcatatcttagtttgactccaaatcaaggttaacacccattttaaccaactaacatgttccTATGAACATCTAAATCAacaacacacttacaatctagtgattaacacccaaaccaatgaCAAATGCTTCCAAATTTatcatctaaccctaaacccacaataattgggtttaattacactaacaatacccataacccccaaatttcacaaaaatggggtttataaccctaactagctcaaaccctaaccccaaatcaaaatcaaagtaattaaatcgaatctagggtttacctcaactccaaaatCGAGCTAGTAACAAGAAACACCAAGGACAACCAAAACCCGCTTTCAagttgggcaaaaatcaccatcttcatcatccattcaagcttcctctctctagaactcactctctctctaagataagatgggagtgtttgtggatgtgaaagtgatccaaaactagatccaacccagctgatatggcctcagatctggcctcaagtgaaatgaccaaaaagcccttcatttaATTTAAATTGGAAAAAGACAAAAATCTGTCGCAGGCATGGTACGCGGCTTGCACCcttaaccctgcgcggcgcgcacaagggtctCCACAGACTGTCTGCTTTTAAATTTATATCACGCTTCACCCTCCCTACGTACATCATTttaactctatgtaccataaatatttgggtgttacaactctcccccacttagaatcgatcacgtcctcgtgatccgcaccaaatactagaagttaagcactcccCCCTTGAACCTTCCCGCTTCCAACGCGgggtcacacatgtagtaatcaagCATCCGAATCCTTGCCTCATACACTAACGCATCACATTTTACAtcaatatcgggtaatcaaccctcgaGTCAAAACAACCGTTTGCGCCTACACCGAGTACCCAACTCGTACAATACATTTCACAATCAACCCaaagtagaacaattcaccgacaaccatcatcgtcacgcctcacgatcctacgaaatacaaccaagcccgacatccataacatctttcgtaaattctaagatctcaccacacactaataatcactagcgtgcactaccgcaacaagcgatatctcacacactcaacgtccagaattccCATTTAAGAAATACGAAAAGCACCACATATCACTTCAAGTTCTCGCTACAACTtacaacaagctacatccataaccatatcacccaacacaatctactaaatccactacgtcatgaaccatgtcttgcattaatccccATCGAGAAGGATTCACGCTTCCTCAAAACTCAGTactccatcggttcataaacgtactactcaaccgaTCATTCATGAATATTATCTAGACCAAGAACCTAGCTTCCTCCGGCTCCacaccggatcattccttcaacgaagaatttTCGGGAATCCCAAAATAATCACTTCAGGGGTACCACCTTCCCACCGATCAATCCGCACACGACTATATGTCACTATattaatccaggatgacaataGTACACCgcgagttagacgaaacatcaacacaaaatTTCCACAATTAGCCAGACGACTCACAAAATAGTCACCAAATCCGGGTGAACCTtcttacctagaccgtccgttagggatggtctcgacattttGATGCGACCTaggggtcacatcactagggtacacactcgtGCAACCAAACAACATCCGCGCGTCTCTACGTGAGATAATCAATACCGACACTcttgcctcacaatcgtccataaagtggaataatccactgaaaatttcTAAGATCACATTTCCCGATAGGGAAAATACAGCATTCGCCATGATATCAAACTCATACTCCCTCAACACTACTACCTGAGTTTCACACCAACCCGGATTTTTCAATacgggagcacccgcaacgacctcttcattctctcactccgggatctcaaacttcacatttggtctcgtaccgcacattggtactatacgaccaccttacataggaagtcttacacttccttcgatcccatcatcacaatcttcacgcataaaaTTCCCAAATaataactcacaatcgtaatgcacgatctcgagtcgacatcaaaaacacatcactcttcctcgttaggaactctgaacacctattgaggcttagcagggTACACCCCGACATTTCACCATACAAACACCAACGAAGCTTCCTTGTTAcatcagtaaaaactcccccacttaggatttagctccatttctcaccgccaagatgattaCATCATGCGGAGTTCCCATTTCACGAAACACCTGATCACCCTCATCGTTGGTCATCCACACCAAACAACcgtaaattcactttaggctctcagagccgtcatgcaCAATCACTAGAGATGTCGTACAGGCGACGACATCGTACCTTTGTACCACGATTAACAACTAATAGCCCTTCATCGATCGCAAAGCAAACTCCATCGAAATCCTatgtacgcctctaagcctaggcatacgcCACTCCAATTAATCAGTCATGCATCTCGGTCTAGGTCACCCTACCTTCCACGCAACAAACTTTTATCAactattgctcactctcatggggaagagtgaccaatccgacacattaattatatcgaccgcaatatcaacacttcatcataacctttggccTAACCAACCATTAAATCCATCACCGGTCCACCGGTAATCTTCACTCGTCCATCACTTAAGAGTAATAAGAtgcgctcacccgtcacttcataagaagtatttaccgcaatgctcttaaacttcgactttcgcaatcgTCGAatcactatcacccgtcgatcactattgtaatctccgctgcctctaagggtatc
This genomic interval carries:
- the LOC139897690 gene encoding homeobox-leucine zipper protein ATHB-13-like produces the protein MSCNGMAFFPTNFMLQSDSGHEDDHITPHTLSPILQPCTTTQDFHGVASFLGKKSIPYANEICDQETNNGDDDLSDDGLLGNEKKRRLNMEQVKTLERNFELGNKLDPERKMQLARALGLQPRQIAIWFQNRRARWKTKQLEKDYDVLKKQYDTIKAQNDSLVSQNHKLHVEIMALKNKEPTESINLNIKETEGSCSNRSENSSEIKLDISRTPAIDSPYQHQQQPIPNLFQSSIIDRSHHQIFHNLSSRATDNDHQNHLHDHKIDQSVNVKEESLCNMFGNIEDQSGFWPWLEHQQQFS